In Mycolicibacterium sp. TY81, the following proteins share a genomic window:
- a CDS encoding OmpH family outer membrane protein, which translates to MSTDDQRVVDSGRANRLGPTASGAADHTGDVVRFHGKDAVAVKKSAGAVRAEATRAVAEIERQQSEMKAELDRRRAELEADFQAKRAELAAKMGPLRQQLEQMQEVMWTVDLYLGRDESLRLLRDGTPAAADTPITIRQKVLVMAEESLVLMDRKTTGMDADDIPEFVNWLLDDPAHLDRVLPEQRGVVVLIPTRVESRTGNPLGDTAKNAANQSSWWLLRNGERIYLLTVDPELRVTQRVLPRRDEFTEVFGKRLFGFGRAHGEPIIPGSQEWLEMEKKADARRRHYMRILLVLQGIIDRTPVWHPLPATGVNLLSLSDQDNGKIVLLQDDEDSIQLTDGRESFRTWQRRLNGLLRPGLRIIGNWRAHGFADLHDPGDRWTRAHHPRLSPPNASYPPSDVPHLIEDRRDGGFVIRYARTDEVWKRNVPVPDKPGYVYRGEHPVAPARRASCVVMPDDGWVLPYDLVTVDDLTYYLNSRDNRSQHFLSMVPVIKAALAAKQAEAEAEAPFRDLIGRVLITEGADSDDVKSLTDELVQWWKIANTWSRPLIGEPEHEAKAVRDITREYQARVRRDSDGTTDAMITAGRRMSGVIAVARNRQGKWHAYAPSSPAHDQGVFLDIAAIRSDGTLGTPRTWQTVAQRTASLLQVAWSTATWNEWKFTANPRWYLTAPERDALIAETLNRADGLPICVTEFFNPATPSGRVLISYSWAAGTPESAPLRDSNSPLSWHAERGATRLVTAQAWLVTKDKGGARLAGPAPDDGSYPSEFAHFSAGGRWGNTPWWPDDAAKYPDVRPRLVWSDIGMLDRIAAYADRCAAAYRARREERRRADDEIYRYVNAVAAVIRDEQETRAKARFLEDYGHDASDLWPAHLKSLGLPENPIHPRTLWGLIAIAMEHGHPVIGQTLESLADYAWTEHQNRAPGEWHPERGRPVNLSGYGHIMIPMPEENE; encoded by the coding sequence GTGAGCACCGACGATCAGCGAGTGGTCGATTCAGGCCGCGCCAACCGCCTCGGCCCGACAGCTAGCGGCGCCGCGGATCACACCGGCGATGTGGTGCGCTTCCACGGGAAAGATGCTGTCGCGGTGAAGAAGTCGGCCGGAGCCGTCCGAGCTGAGGCGACGCGCGCTGTTGCTGAGATCGAGCGGCAGCAGAGCGAAATGAAGGCGGAACTGGATCGCAGACGCGCCGAGCTGGAAGCCGACTTTCAGGCCAAGCGGGCCGAGTTGGCAGCCAAGATGGGTCCGCTGCGTCAACAGTTGGAGCAGATGCAGGAGGTCATGTGGACCGTCGATCTGTACCTCGGCAGGGACGAGTCCCTGAGATTGCTTCGCGACGGAACCCCCGCGGCTGCTGACACCCCCATCACGATCCGCCAAAAGGTCCTGGTGATGGCCGAGGAATCCCTCGTGCTCATGGACCGGAAGACCACAGGCATGGATGCCGACGACATCCCAGAGTTCGTGAACTGGCTGCTGGACGACCCCGCCCACCTCGACCGTGTTCTGCCCGAGCAGCGCGGCGTGGTGGTCCTGATCCCAACCCGCGTTGAGTCCCGCACCGGAAACCCGTTGGGGGACACGGCGAAGAACGCCGCCAACCAGTCTTCGTGGTGGTTGCTGCGCAACGGCGAGCGCATCTACCTGCTCACCGTGGACCCCGAGCTGCGGGTAACTCAGCGGGTGCTGCCGCGCCGCGACGAGTTCACCGAGGTCTTCGGCAAGCGCCTGTTTGGATTCGGACGAGCCCACGGCGAACCCATTATCCCCGGCTCACAGGAGTGGCTGGAGATGGAAAAGAAAGCTGACGCACGCCGGCGCCACTACATGCGGATACTGCTCGTTCTCCAGGGCATCATCGACCGCACGCCCGTCTGGCATCCCCTGCCGGCTACGGGCGTGAACTTGCTGTCCTTAAGCGACCAGGACAACGGCAAGATCGTGCTGCTCCAAGATGACGAGGACTCGATCCAGTTGACCGACGGCCGCGAGTCGTTCCGTACTTGGCAGCGTCGCCTGAACGGCCTTCTGCGTCCGGGGCTGCGGATTATCGGCAATTGGCGGGCGCACGGTTTCGCCGATCTTCACGATCCTGGCGACCGGTGGACCCGCGCTCACCACCCCCGCCTATCCCCGCCGAACGCCAGCTACCCCCCGTCCGATGTCCCGCACCTCATCGAGGACCGCCGCGATGGCGGCTTCGTCATCCGCTACGCACGCACCGATGAAGTTTGGAAGCGAAACGTCCCAGTCCCCGACAAACCGGGCTACGTCTACCGCGGCGAGCATCCGGTCGCACCGGCGCGTCGCGCGAGCTGCGTCGTCATGCCTGACGACGGCTGGGTGCTGCCCTACGACCTTGTCACGGTCGATGATCTGACCTACTACCTCAACAGCCGCGACAATCGCTCCCAGCACTTCCTGTCCATGGTCCCGGTCATCAAGGCGGCCCTCGCCGCCAAACAGGCTGAGGCTGAGGCTGAGGCGCCGTTCCGGGACCTCATCGGACGCGTGTTGATCACCGAGGGTGCCGACAGCGACGATGTGAAGTCTTTGACCGACGAACTCGTGCAGTGGTGGAAGATCGCCAACACATGGTCTCGTCCCCTCATTGGGGAACCCGAGCACGAGGCAAAGGCCGTCCGCGACATCACCCGCGAGTACCAGGCGCGCGTCCGGCGGGACTCAGATGGCACCACCGACGCGATGATCACCGCGGGCCGCCGGATGTCTGGTGTTATCGCTGTGGCCCGCAACAGGCAGGGCAAGTGGCATGCCTATGCCCCTTCCTCTCCCGCGCACGACCAGGGAGTGTTCCTCGACATAGCCGCCATCCGCAGTGACGGCACCCTTGGCACACCGAGAACGTGGCAGACGGTTGCGCAGCGGACTGCCAGCCTGCTTCAGGTCGCCTGGTCGACGGCGACGTGGAACGAGTGGAAGTTCACCGCCAACCCTCGCTGGTACTTGACGGCCCCCGAACGCGACGCTCTCATCGCCGAGACGCTGAATCGTGCTGACGGACTTCCGATATGTGTCACCGAGTTCTTCAATCCGGCAACTCCGAGCGGTCGGGTCCTGATCTCCTACTCCTGGGCGGCCGGCACCCCCGAATCTGCTCCGCTGCGTGACTCGAACAGCCCCCTGTCGTGGCATGCCGAGCGCGGAGCAACACGCCTCGTGACCGCCCAGGCCTGGCTGGTCACCAAAGACAAGGGGGGAGCACGCCTTGCAGGTCCTGCGCCGGACGATGGCTCCTACCCCAGCGAGTTCGCCCACTTTTCGGCCGGCGGCCGCTGGGGCAACACTCCTTGGTGGCCCGACGACGCCGCCAAGTATCCCGACGTGCGCCCGCGGCTGGTGTGGTCCGATATCGGCATGCTCGATCGGATCGCCGCGTACGCAGATCGCTGCGCAGCGGCGTACCGAGCGCGCCGCGAAGAGCGCCGCAGAGCCGACGATGAGATCTACCGGTACGTCAACGCCGTCGCGGCCGTCATCCGGGATGAGCAGGAGACCAGGGCTAAGGCTCGGTTTCTTGAGGACTACGGGCACGATGCCTCGGACCTGTGGCCTGCACACCTGAAATCCCTTGGCCTGCCCGAGAATCCGATCCACCCGCGAACACTGTGGGGTCTGATCGCCATTGCCATGGAACACGGCCACCCTGTGATCGGACAAACTCTGGAAAGCCTCGCCGACTACG
- the istA gene encoding IS21 family transposase: MRPSGSKVELYAAIRRDARAGKSARAIQREYRVSWTTVHKALGSAWPSERKHYPERGSKIDEYREVIDGWLRADLTAPRKQRHTAKRIFDRLREEHQADVSYSRVRAYVSVRRGEILAESGRALVEVFVPQSHRPGDEAEVDFGDVVIELRGQPVTCTLFSLRLSFSGRAVHRAFLSAGQEAFLEGHVHAFEVLGGVPFGRIRYDNLKSAVSAVLGLSRHRVENDRWVAFRSHYSAEAFYCQPGIEGAHEKGGVEGQIGWFRRNHFVPVPQVESIAELNAMIDKWDADDLDRRIGARVRTVGELFTVEAPLLVPLPEAAFETGRWFNLRVDRHSQITVRTNRYSVPVRFAGRQVRVQLHASHLEVYCDRQLVATHERLPGKAETRLELDHYLEILLRKPGALPGSTALEQARAAGRFTPVHDAWWAAARKTHGDAAGTRELIGVLLAHRHLPHELVVIGLVRALAAGALTADAVVLEARKAAEDNTSEHSDEHPATADDTEAVASLTARRLSSLPTDSRPLPSVAAYDTLLRNPRKDTATP, translated from the coding sequence GTGCGGCCTTCGGGGTCGAAGGTGGAGTTGTATGCGGCGATCCGCCGAGATGCCCGCGCTGGTAAGTCAGCGCGGGCAATTCAGCGTGAGTACCGGGTGTCGTGGACGACGGTGCACAAAGCCCTGGGATCGGCCTGGCCCTCGGAGCGCAAGCACTACCCCGAGCGGGGCAGCAAGATCGATGAGTACCGCGAAGTCATCGACGGCTGGCTGCGCGCGGATCTGACTGCGCCGCGCAAACAGCGGCACACGGCCAAGCGGATCTTCGATCGCCTCCGTGAGGAGCATCAGGCTGACGTGTCGTACTCGCGGGTGCGCGCGTATGTGTCGGTGCGCCGCGGGGAGATTCTGGCCGAGTCCGGCCGGGCGCTGGTTGAGGTGTTCGTGCCGCAGTCGCACCGTCCCGGCGATGAGGCGGAGGTCGACTTCGGCGATGTGGTGATCGAGCTGCGCGGGCAGCCGGTCACGTGCACGTTGTTCTCGCTGCGGCTGTCATTCTCCGGCCGCGCCGTGCACCGGGCGTTCCTGTCTGCTGGGCAGGAAGCCTTCTTGGAGGGCCACGTGCACGCCTTCGAGGTGCTTGGTGGGGTGCCGTTCGGCCGGATCCGGTACGACAACCTGAAATCGGCGGTCTCGGCGGTGCTGGGGTTATCGCGGCACCGGGTTGAAAACGACCGCTGGGTGGCGTTTCGCTCGCACTACTCCGCAGAAGCTTTTTACTGTCAGCCCGGCATCGAGGGCGCTCACGAGAAGGGCGGAGTGGAAGGCCAGATCGGCTGGTTTCGCCGCAACCACTTCGTGCCGGTCCCGCAGGTCGAATCGATCGCCGAACTCAACGCCATGATCGACAAATGGGACGCCGACGACCTCGACCGCCGGATCGGTGCCCGGGTCCGCACCGTCGGCGAACTGTTCACCGTCGAAGCCCCGCTGCTGGTGCCGCTGCCGGAAGCTGCATTCGAGACCGGTCGCTGGTTCAACCTGCGGGTGGATCGCCACAGCCAGATCACGGTGCGCACCAACCGGTACTCGGTGCCGGTCCGCTTCGCCGGCCGCCAAGTACGGGTGCAGCTGCACGCCTCGCATCTGGAGGTGTACTGCGACCGCCAGCTGGTCGCCACCCATGAACGCCTACCAGGTAAGGCCGAAACCCGGCTGGAGTTGGATCACTACCTGGAGATCCTGCTGCGCAAACCCGGCGCTCTGCCGGGATCGACGGCGTTGGAGCAGGCCCGCGCCGCCGGACGGTTCACCCCGGTGCACGACGCCTGGTGGGCCGCGGCACGCAAGACCCACGGCGACGCCGCCGGCACTCGCGAACTGATCGGCGTGCTGCTGGCGCACCGCCACCTGCCCCACGAGCTGGTGGTGATCGGGTTGGTGCGCGCTCTGGCCGCCGGGGCACTGACCGCTGATGCCGTGGTCCTGGAGGCGCGAAAGGCCGCTGAGGACAACACCTCTGAACACTCCGACGAACACCCGGCGACCGCTGATGACACCGAGGCGGTGGCGTCGTTGACCGCGCGGCGGCTGTCGTCACTGCCCACCGATTCCCGGCCGTTGCCCTCGGTCGCGGCCTACGACACTCTGCTGCGCAACCCCAGGAAGGACACCGCCACACCATGA
- a CDS encoding TetR/AcrR family transcriptional regulator has product MASTAQSRPYHHGQLERAAIDGAIEEVESVGVAAVSMRRIARRAGVSHSALAYQFGDKAGIFTAVATEGFALQAEVIGAAATGPGGFLSGGQAYVTFALTHRGYFEVMFRPYLYRGDDPKLLVAKNAAFDVLFGSARSGLSAHRSEPVTDEAVRALALAGWSLSHGLATLALTANIAEQIETDPSFLASQMMQGVIALAELAKQVSTDRS; this is encoded by the coding sequence ATGGCGTCAACTGCGCAGTCGCGGCCGTATCACCACGGGCAGCTTGAACGGGCGGCGATCGATGGTGCGATCGAGGAGGTGGAGAGTGTCGGGGTTGCTGCGGTGAGCATGCGCCGCATCGCTCGTCGTGCTGGCGTGTCCCATTCAGCACTGGCCTATCAGTTCGGCGACAAGGCTGGCATCTTCACCGCGGTAGCCACCGAGGGGTTCGCCCTGCAGGCAGAGGTGATCGGTGCGGCCGCGACGGGCCCTGGCGGATTCCTGTCGGGCGGCCAGGCCTATGTGACATTCGCGCTCACCCACCGGGGCTACTTCGAGGTGATGTTCCGCCCTTACCTGTATCGCGGTGACGATCCGAAGTTGTTGGTGGCCAAGAACGCGGCGTTCGATGTCCTCTTTGGTTCGGCCCGATCCGGTTTGTCAGCTCACCGTTCGGAACCGGTCACCGATGAAGCTGTCCGTGCACTCGCCCTGGCGGGGTGGTCGCTGTCTCACGGGTTGGCCACGCTGGCGTTGACGGCCAACATCGCCGAGCAGATCGAGACGGACCCCTCGTTTCTGGCTTCGCAGATGATGCAGGGAGTTATCGCCTTGGCGGAATTGGCCAAACAGGTATCGACTGATCGGTCGTAA
- the istB gene encoding IS21-like element helper ATPase IstB: protein MSTTTSVSTSLPHRRGLTEQAADAAVEQACRMLRLPTIRTNFTELADEAVAEQMSYRGFLAELLMAECDDRARRRAARRIKGAGFPRDKSLRAWDFGANPHVDAATVHTLAKCEWVKKGLPLCLIGDSGTGKSHLLIALGTEAAMAGYRVKYTLATKLVNELVEASDDKQLSKTIARYGRVDLLCVDELGYMELDRRGAELLFQVLTEREEKASVAIASNESFSGWTKTFTDPRLCAAIVDRLTFGGNIIETGTDSFRLAHTRAKSSDQTQSPGD, encoded by the coding sequence ATGAGCACCACCACTTCTGTGAGTACGAGCCTGCCGCACCGGCGCGGACTGACCGAACAAGCTGCTGACGCCGCGGTCGAACAGGCCTGCCGGATGCTGCGCCTGCCCACGATCCGCACCAACTTCACCGAACTGGCCGATGAGGCCGTCGCCGAGCAGATGTCCTACCGCGGATTCCTGGCCGAGCTCTTGATGGCCGAATGCGACGACCGCGCCCGGCGCCGCGCTGCGCGACGAATCAAAGGCGCTGGATTTCCCCGTGATAAGTCGTTGCGGGCCTGGGACTTCGGCGCCAACCCGCACGTCGATGCCGCCACCGTGCACACCTTGGCCAAGTGCGAATGGGTCAAGAAAGGGTTGCCGCTATGTCTGATCGGCGACTCGGGCACCGGCAAGAGCCATCTGCTGATCGCGTTGGGCACCGAGGCGGCGATGGCCGGCTACCGGGTCAAGTACACGCTGGCCACCAAACTGGTCAATGAACTCGTCGAAGCCTCCGACGACAAACAGTTGTCCAAGACGATCGCCCGCTACGGCCGCGTTGATCTGCTCTGCGTCGACGAGCTGGGCTACATGGAACTCGACCGCCGCGGCGCCGAGCTGCTGTTCCAGGTGCTCACCGAACGCGAAGAGAAGGCCTCGGTGGCGATCGCCTCCAACGAGAGTTTCTCCGGGTGGACTAAAACGTTCACCGACCCACGGCTCTGCGCAGCCATCGTCGACCGACTCACGTTCGGCGGCAACATCATCGAAACCGGTACCGACTCCTTCCGCCTGGCGCACACCCGCGCCAAGAGCAGCGATCAGACCCAGTCGCCCGGTGACTGA